One stretch of Leishmania panamensis strain MHOM/PA/94/PSC-1 chromosome 29 sequence DNA includes these proteins:
- a CDS encoding hypothetical protein (TriTrypDB/GeneDB-style sysID: LpmP.29.0410) encodes MGRNKPRSKAVDVTKSLLQPTSITDHIAVQVAANKVIQVAEDDLSPTQGSEAAFALRREGKLDASMKLCLNWRQGNCHNHAACSFAHVIPYFGVAGDEGDTPRTPGKPGGFNVDPGGGASPSSTAAVGEGSGRGGNAAPNAPWPQRFAPSSYSAITTLGQHVEEEKTVPVAVPVSVAVSAQLCANSAADVKPEVAESADTTEVAPVAPFSSTSPSPPAVVSADRLRSILVSLTATLASKAGMGSITDPAEPADADNTDDITQPHSAWLREMAERAEEEEERATLSDGTYSWQQPLKASMAEFVGVAGKSLLGEPLWQDGSAVDLYRSLAGRAAAATTIAMRRGWEAGESRGQEETVGYAAIADPHVFSTAPMPTEVSGVDPWASHLTLVDLLLEGAECSGAENGSISLPPLS; translated from the coding sequence ATGGGCCGCAACAAGCCGCGATCAAAGGCGGTGGATGTTACGAAGAGTCTACTGCAGCCAACGAGCATCACGGACCACATTGCGGTCCAGGTAGCGGCAAACAAGGTCATCCAGGTAGCCGAGGATGACCTCAGCCCCACACAGGGCAGCGAGGCTGCCTTCGCTCTGCGACGCGAGGGAAAGTTGGACGCCTCCATGAAGCTGTGTCTCAACTGGCGTCAGGGTAACTGCCATAACCATGCCGCGTGCTCCTTCGCCCACGTAATTCCGTACTTTGGCGTTGCCGGCGACGAGGGTGATACCCCGAGAACTCCGGGCAAGCCAGGTGGTTTTAACGTCGACCCTGGCGGTGGAGCCAgccccagcagcactgctgctgtgggtgaGGGAAGTggacgcggcggcaacgctgCCCCCAACGCGCCGTGGCCGCAGAGGTTTGCACCGTCTTCTTACTCCGCTATAACAACCTTGGGTCAGcatgtggaggaggagaagactGTGCCAGTAGCTGTACCTGTCTCGGTAGCGGTATCAGCGCAGCTTTGTGCTAACTCCGCCGCTGATGTCAAACCGGAGGTCGCAGAGTCGGCTGATACGACAGAGGTTGCGCCAGTGGCGCCGTTCTCGAGCACTTCTCCATCcccgccggcggtggtgtcggcCGATAGGCTGCGCTCCATCTTGGTGTCGCTCACGGCCACTTTGGCGAGCAAGGCAGGCATGGGCTCTATCACTGACCCTGCCGAACCTGCTGATGCAGATAACACCGACGACATCACCCAGCCGCATTCTGCGTGGCTCCGAGAGATGGCCGAgcgcgcggaggaggaggaggagagagcgacatTGAGCGATGGAACATATTCCTGGCAACAGCCCCTGAAGGCGTCGATGGCAGAGTTCGTGGGAGTAGCCGGCAAGAGCCTACTAGGTGAGCCCCTGTGGCAGGATGGTAGTGCTGTGGACCTCTACCGCTCACTCGCcggccgcgctgctgcagccaccACGATCGCTATGCGTCGGGGCTGGGAGGCCGGAGAGTCGCGAGGACAGGAAGAGACGGTGGGCTACGCCGCAATTGCCGACCCTCATGTGTTCTCCACCGCGCCGATGCCGACTGAGGTCAGTGGTGTTGACCCTTGGGCATCTCACCTCACCCTTGTAGACTTGCTGTTGGAGGGAGCAGAGTGTTCGGGCGCGGAGAACGGCAGCATCTCACTGCCGCCCCTCTCCTAG
- a CDS encoding hypothetical protein (TriTrypDB/GeneDB-style sysID: LpmP.29.0420): MQLSQNVARTTVPSYYHIRTNLPQRKPQNQWEGVYYYSGITKRQQHVVLLQRKREREMYLRQYNQNVASLRRQYTKHQEKPLASLPERLTFASQLASCGMHNEAAALVDVMHGSKELRAMDYIHLIGSLRASDLGACILHSEAACDPALTFKLLGDNAGAERAAEAYRWYDMAMSALGHECGSFRLESTPTASQLTNALMRTLMTCGYAHVKAIPNAVYDRMGVRGISPTASTYDLVVLALALTGNVAEAEDVFRFVRSRHAEHVTIRGYNALLLGNREARLFDRCDGLWQELVDLRFPRASPLTAELYLRSVVDHAYTPTSEGLQRFGSVHAVEKKKVPIVLAQMDELGIPRMHLSGPLRDEVEDALRKFSIYRNRFYEWGRAVKQFDFIEFRRRHGWMYDLHLMKNTTKMLPPIRDPSQPDSTMASAAMVELPAFFTERHPWERDALESLLSVTKERERMDDVRAGDIYYDDTKSIHERSSTWMNEVPETRYDQLYGINHPDVSKIGIRAHLEVEYTNRKEVMERDAALVRKSIRRGRRLRHRVEVSRTHRNAGSLTAKAGK, from the coding sequence ATGCAGTTGAGCCAAAACGTGGCACGGACGACGGTGCCATCCTACTACCACATCCGCACCAACCTTCCGCAGCGCAAGCCACAGAACCAATGGGAGGGCGTCTACTACTACAGCGGCATCACGAAGCGTCAACAGCACGTCGTGCTGTTGCAGCGCAAGCGTGAGCGGGAGATGTACCTGCGCCAGTACAACCAGAACGTCGCCTCCCTTCGTCGACAGTACACGAAACATCAGGAGAAGCCGCTCGCCTCGTTACCGGAGAGGTTGACGTTTGCCAGTCAGCTGGCGAGTTGTGGCATGCACAACGAGGCAGCCGCACTAGTGGATGTAATGCATGGGAGCAAAGAGTTACGCGCTATGGACTACATTCATCTGATCGGCTCCCTTCGAGCCAGTGACCTCGGCGCCTGCATTCTGCACAGTGAGGCAGCCTGTGACCCTGCGTTGACCTTTAAGCTACTGGGTGATAATGCAGGCGCAGAGCGGGCGGCTGAAGCGTACCGGTGGTACGACATGGCTATGTCTGCCCTAGGGCATGAGTGTGGCAGCTTTCGACTCGAGTCGACCCCTACTGCTTCTCAGCTGACGAACGCGCTCATGCGCACCCTCATGACGTGTGGCTACGCACATGTGAAGGCCATTCCAAACGCTGTGTACGATCGCATGGGTGTCCGTGGCATTAGCCCGACGGCATCCACCTACGATCTCGTCGTTTTGGCGCTGGCGCTCACGGGCAACGTTGCGGAGGCTGAAGACGTCTTCCGTTTTGTGCGGAGTCGTCACGCAGAGCACGTCACGATTCGCGGCTacaacgcgctgctgctcggcaacCGCGAGGCGAGGCTTTTTGACCGCTGTGATGGGCTGTGGCAGGAGCTGGTTGACCTCCGCTTTCCACGCGCGAGTCCACTGACCGCGGAGCTGTACCTCCGCAGCGTGGTAGACCATGCCtacacccccacctccgAGGGCCTGCAGCGGTTCGGCAGCGTTCATgcggtggagaagaagaaggtgcCGATTGTGCTGGCGCAGATGGATGAGCTCGGCATTCCGCGGATGCACCTCTCTGGCCCGCTGCGTGATGAGGTGgaggatgcgctgcgcaAATTTTCCATCTACCGCAACCGCTTCTACGAGTGGGGCCGGGCAGTCAAGCAGTTCGACTTCATCGAattccgccgccgccacgggtGGATGTACGACTTGCATCTCATGAAGAACACAACCAAGATGCTGCCTCCCATCCGTGACCCATCGCAGCCAGACAGTACCAtggccagcgccgccatggtGGAGCTTCCCGCCTTCTTCACGGAGCGCCACCCGTGGGAGCGCGACGCGCTGGAGTCGTTGCTATCGGTGACGAAGGAGCGTGAGCGCATGGATGATGTGCGGGCTGGCGACATTTACTACGATGACACCAAGAGTATCcacgagcgcagcagcacgtggatGAACGAGGTGCCGGAGACGCGGTACGACCAGCTGTACGGAATCAACCACCCCGATGTGTCGAAGATCGGCATCCGCGCGCATCTGGAGGTGGAGTACACAAATCGgaaggaggtgatggagaGGGACGCGGCGCTTGTGAGGAAGTCAATCCGTCGTGGCCGCCGTCTGCGCCACCGGGTCGAGGTATCGCGAACGCACCGCAACGCCGGTTCCCTCACAGCGAAGGCGGGCAAGTAA